A genomic segment from Leptolyngbya boryana PCC 6306 encodes:
- a CDS encoding cytochrome c oxidase subunit 3, whose translation MTERAIAQDVEAQVRSHQEHDEAGNSKFGFIVFLLSESVIFLSFFAGYIIYKTQTLDWYPPGVTGLDVDAPRINTIVLVSSSFVIYVAERYLHDKKLWGFRLFLIATMAMGAYFLYGQAVEWSSLSFGLTDGLFGGTFYLLTGFHGLHVLTGLLLQTLMLGRSFIPGNYDNGSFGVEATSLFWHFVDVIWIVLFILIYVWQ comes from the coding sequence ATGACAGAAAGAGCCATTGCCCAAGATGTTGAAGCTCAAGTGCGATCGCATCAAGAACACGATGAAGCGGGAAATAGTAAATTCGGCTTTATTGTGTTCTTACTGTCGGAAAGTGTAATTTTTCTTAGCTTTTTTGCGGGCTACATTATTTACAAAACCCAGACTTTAGATTGGTATCCGCCGGGAGTCACAGGGTTAGATGTGGATGCTCCTCGAATTAACACGATCGTGCTGGTGTCGAGTAGCTTTGTCATCTATGTGGCTGAGCGATACTTGCATGATAAAAAACTCTGGGGCTTTCGCCTATTTTTGATCGCAACGATGGCAATGGGAGCCTACTTTCTGTACGGGCAAGCTGTGGAATGGAGTAGCTTATCGTTTGGGCTGACCGATGGTTTGTTTGGCGGCACGTTTTACTTGCTGACTGGATTTCACGGACTTCATGTGTTGACCGGGCTGTTGTTACAGACGCTCATGCTCGGTCGATCGTTTATTCCCGGTAACTATGACAATGGCTCGTTTGGAGTCGAAGCAACCTCGCTGTTTTGGCATTTTGTCGATGTCATTTGGATTGTGCTGTTCATTCTGATCTACGTTTGGCAATAA
- a CDS encoding cytochrome c oxidase subunit I, translating into MANISIDTPQVVRGQPYPGAPDNWKRFFTFSTDHKVIGIQYIATSFFFFLVGGLFAMVMRGELITPEADLVDRTVYNALFTMHGSVMLFLWTFPVLVGLGNYLVPLMIGARDMAFPRLNAVSFWMIPIVGVLMMVSFLIPGGPSQSGWWAYPPVSLQNPTGNLINGQFLWLLAVAISGVSSIMGAVNFVTTIFRMRAPGMTWFKTPAFVWAVLAAQLIQLYGLPALTGGAIMLLLDLTVGTSFFAPERGGNPILYQHFFWFYSHPAVYVMVLPVFGIFSEVLPVHARKPLFGYRVIAASSVLITVISAFVWVHHMFASATPGWMRMFFMVTTMLVAVPSGIKVFGWVATIWGGKIRFTTPMLFALGGISNWVFAGITGIFLGSVPLDIHLNNTYFVVGHFHYVLYGAIGMGIYAGFYHWFPKMTGRMYYEGLGKLHFVLTYLGIALTFIPMHPLGFMGMPRRVASYDLEFAYWNVIASLGSFLLGVSVVPFILNMVSGWIRGEKAGDNPWRAYGLEWLTTSPPAVENFEETPIVIAGPYGYGRTEPLVANNPNPDSINPMPGLVESSTEQE; encoded by the coding sequence ATGGCAAATATCTCGATCGACACTCCCCAAGTCGTCCGTGGACAACCTTATCCAGGCGCACCGGATAATTGGAAGCGATTTTTTACGTTTAGTACCGATCACAAAGTGATTGGGATTCAGTACATTGCGACCTCATTCTTCTTTTTCTTAGTCGGTGGGCTGTTCGCAATGGTGATGCGGGGTGAATTGATTACCCCAGAAGCAGATTTAGTCGATCGTACGGTCTACAATGCACTGTTCACGATGCATGGTTCGGTCATGCTGTTTTTGTGGACATTTCCAGTGCTCGTCGGGTTAGGAAATTATCTCGTGCCTCTGATGATTGGCGCGCGAGATATGGCATTCCCGCGATTGAATGCAGTTTCATTTTGGATGATCCCGATCGTAGGGGTGCTGATGATGGTCAGCTTTCTCATTCCGGGAGGACCGTCTCAGTCCGGTTGGTGGGCATATCCGCCCGTCAGCTTGCAAAATCCAACCGGAAATCTGATTAACGGGCAATTTCTTTGGCTTTTGGCGGTTGCGATTTCTGGGGTTTCCTCGATTATGGGAGCCGTGAACTTCGTGACGACGATTTTCAGAATGCGTGCTCCCGGAATGACTTGGTTTAAAACCCCTGCATTTGTGTGGGCGGTTTTAGCTGCGCAATTGATTCAGCTTTATGGACTCCCGGCACTGACAGGCGGCGCAATTATGCTGCTACTCGATCTCACGGTTGGGACGAGCTTTTTCGCTCCTGAACGCGGTGGAAATCCGATTTTGTACCAGCATTTCTTCTGGTTCTATTCTCATCCTGCGGTGTATGTGATGGTACTTCCTGTGTTTGGGATCTTCTCAGAAGTGCTGCCGGTTCACGCGCGTAAGCCATTGTTTGGCTATCGCGTGATTGCTGCATCCTCGGTTTTGATCACCGTTATCAGCGCATTCGTCTGGGTGCATCATATGTTTGCGAGTGCGACTCCAGGCTGGATGCGCATGTTTTTCATGGTAACCACGATGCTGGTTGCTGTGCCCTCTGGCATTAAAGTGTTTGGCTGGGTTGCCACTATTTGGGGAGGTAAGATCCGCTTTACGACACCGATGCTATTCGCTCTAGGCGGAATTAGTAACTGGGTGTTTGCCGGAATTACGGGCATTTTCTTAGGTTCAGTGCCTTTAGATATTCACCTCAACAATACTTACTTTGTGGTGGGCCACTTCCATTATGTGTTGTATGGGGCGATTGGCATGGGCATCTATGCTGGGTTTTATCACTGGTTCCCGAAGATGACGGGGCGAATGTACTACGAAGGCTTAGGCAAACTGCATTTTGTTCTGACCTATCTCGGAATTGCGCTGACGTTTATTCCAATGCATCCGCTTGGATTTATGGGAATGCCGCGTCGAGTGGCTTCCTATGATCTAGAGTTTGCTTACTGGAATGTGATTGCAAGCTTGGGCAGCTTTTTACTCGGTGTGTCGGTTGTGCCGTTTATTCTCAATATGGTCAGTGGGTGGATTCGGGGTGAAAAAGCGGGGGACAATCCTTGGAGAGCTTACGGGTTAGAGTGGTTGACGACTTCGCCTCCAGCAGTTGAGAACTTTGAAGAAACCCCGATCGTGATTGCAGGACCTTATGGCTATGGTAGGACTGAACCTTTAGTCGCCAACAATCCAAATCCAGATTCAATCAATCCGATGCCGGGTTTGGTTGAATCTTCTACAGAACAGGAGTAA
- the hpsJ-C gene encoding HpsJ-like protein, cyanoexosortase C-associated, with protein sequence MALTSKKIVGSSLIDSPRAKKLCQIVGLACLIAFAVDFFVIVLPPNFGLSQWRLGTLQQIGDRSIVILFGVALLMYGAEQRKRLRSLALLCFTIGILFLLSCAVVAQDSLALQRQANERISAQVSQLNSRIQSIQANPEAAAKVTPGQLEQAAQRISAQAESVKQTANNSILKSGILSIGNLAVIGTALLVLGRYGLYLFRS encoded by the coding sequence ATGGCTCTTACTTCCAAGAAAATCGTGGGTTCCTCGTTGATTGATTCGCCTCGTGCTAAAAAACTTTGTCAGATTGTTGGTCTTGCTTGTCTCATCGCATTCGCAGTCGATTTTTTCGTCATTGTCCTGCCGCCAAATTTTGGATTATCGCAGTGGCGATTAGGAACACTTCAGCAAATTGGCGATCGCAGTATTGTGATTTTGTTCGGAGTCGCATTGCTCATGTATGGTGCTGAGCAGCGGAAAAGGTTGCGATCGCTCGCGTTACTCTGTTTTACGATCGGCATTCTCTTTTTGCTGTCTTGTGCAGTCGTTGCCCAAGATAGTCTAGCGCTACAGCGACAAGCGAATGAGCGAATCAGTGCCCAAGTTTCACAACTCAATTCTAGAATTCAATCCATTCAAGCCAATCCAGAAGCAGCAGCAAAAGTGACTCCTGGACAACTAGAGCAAGCTGCCCAGCGTATCAGTGCTCAAGCAGAATCTGTGAAACAAACTGCAAATAATAGCATTCTGAAAAGTGGGATTCTCAGTATCGGTAATTTAGCTGTGATTGGGACGGCACTCCTCGTTCTCGGACGATATGGGTTGTACCTCTTTAGAAGCTGA
- a CDS encoding GMC oxidoreductase: MIIDDQLYDVIIIGTGAGGGTLVRKLAPTGLKILVLDRGDFQEKESSELVDLEVFKREQYHAPESWTDEAGEPFYPQTNYGVGGNTKTWYGVLMRMRDRDFEAVQHQNGISPEWELKAADFEPYYTEAEKLYQVHGKTGDDPTEPSHREDYPFPEIAHEPFPIQSISETLAEQNLHPFYLPLGLGDQGRTDSEDSGVTPALKYENVTLKTSAQVLWLHTNPSGSEIKGVQAKVGDQYYLFLSHIVVVACGAINSAALLLKSANEKHPNGIANGSGMVGRNLMKQQLSVVVQLMASQNSGLFPRTLGVNDFYWGDKDFAYPMGHIQNSGGILRDVLFSEAPPIFSAIKSLLPNFGLRQLATRSIGWWLQTEDLPDPDNRVRFVGDKLRVEYKVNNFEAHDRLVYRWIDVLKNVEAARPSIFSRNAHPRSDMPISVVAHQAGTCRFGSDPTQSVLNLNCRAHEVNNLYVVDSSFFPSSSSVSPGLTVIANALRVGDHLIQRFKG, encoded by the coding sequence ATGATTATTGATGATCAGCTTTATGATGTGATTATTATCGGCACAGGTGCAGGTGGCGGAACCTTAGTGCGGAAGCTCGCTCCCACGGGACTGAAGATTCTTGTTCTCGATCGAGGAGACTTTCAAGAAAAAGAAAGTTCAGAATTAGTCGATCTTGAAGTCTTCAAACGCGAGCAATATCATGCGCCTGAATCCTGGACAGATGAAGCAGGAGAACCGTTTTATCCGCAAACCAATTACGGAGTTGGGGGAAATACGAAGACTTGGTACGGTGTGTTGATGCGAATGCGCGATCGCGATTTTGAAGCAGTTCAGCACCAAAATGGCATTTCTCCTGAGTGGGAACTCAAAGCTGCTGACTTTGAACCTTACTACACCGAAGCAGAAAAGCTTTATCAGGTGCATGGTAAAACAGGCGACGACCCAACAGAACCGTCTCATCGCGAAGACTATCCATTTCCAGAAATTGCCCACGAGCCTTTTCCGATTCAAAGCATTTCCGAAACGCTTGCTGAGCAAAACTTGCATCCTTTTTATTTACCGCTCGGATTGGGCGATCAAGGTAGAACTGATTCCGAAGATAGTGGAGTCACTCCTGCTCTGAAATACGAAAATGTGACGCTGAAGACTTCGGCGCAAGTGCTTTGGCTGCATACCAATCCATCGGGAAGCGAAATTAAAGGGGTGCAGGCGAAAGTTGGGGATCAGTACTATCTGTTTCTCAGCCACATTGTTGTTGTCGCTTGTGGTGCAATTAACTCTGCTGCATTACTTTTAAAGTCTGCAAACGAGAAGCATCCGAATGGCATTGCAAATGGCTCCGGCATGGTCGGACGTAATTTGATGAAGCAGCAATTATCCGTTGTTGTGCAATTAATGGCTTCACAGAACTCTGGGCTATTTCCAAGAACGCTTGGGGTGAATGATTTTTACTGGGGCGACAAAGATTTCGCGTATCCGATGGGGCATATCCAAAACTCAGGCGGCATTCTGCGAGATGTTCTCTTTTCTGAAGCACCGCCGATCTTTTCTGCGATTAAAAGCCTTTTACCCAATTTTGGATTGCGACAGTTAGCAACCCGTTCGATCGGGTGGTGGTTGCAAACCGAAGACTTACCTGATCCAGACAATCGGGTGCGATTTGTCGGAGATAAACTGCGCGTTGAGTACAAGGTGAATAACTTTGAGGCACACGATCGCTTAGTTTATCGCTGGATCGATGTCTTGAAAAATGTAGAAGCAGCACGACCTTCAATCTTTAGCCGTAATGCTCATCCCCGCAGTGATATGCCCATTTCTGTTGTGGCTCATCAGGCGGGAACCTGTCGGTTTGGGTCTGATCCGACCCAATCTGTACTGAATTTGAATTGCCGCGCTCATGAGGTTAATAATCTGTATGTGGTCGATAGTAGTTTCTTCCCGTCTAGCTCCAGCGTTAGTCCAGGTCTTACCGTCATTGCAAATGCGTTGCGAGTAGGAGATCATTTGATTCAGCGATTCAAAGGATGA
- a CDS encoding plasmid replication protein, CyRepA1 family, with protein sequence MVTYLRIAPSGAAAQLAGDLHPDHEQEWLASGVDREIIRRNVRSLEDTECNPFTREAEYPIAELLNWRVTRFGKQTRASMRGWWVSGVDPLNHWQRMDWGRFKPDADTPVLDQKKGKPAKYLSPSLGKGSSRLVLLDVPPQIWQKISQRFNVPIADSTNFWEWVWQNNLPIVLTEGEKKAGCVLTLGYPAIALPGIFSGYRRETRQLIAELAYFASKERSVHICFDYETKPKTLQNIFLATSRLGQLLTNAGCQVKVITLPGAEKGVDDFVVARGADAFTNLYESAIELEFWQASKLWSLTYSASLKLNQPFLGDLPYPESGLACIKSAKGTGKTTALQALIKKSAGRKVLVITHRIQLGKAICQSIGIDWIDDALKSENQHSYGLCVDSLHPNSRARFNPADWEGAIVILDEVEQVLWHALNSATCYQQRVRILETLRELVAVVLETGGLLIAQDADLSDVSIDYLRGLAESAIQPWVVVNEWKPELAWNVSLYDTKNPAPLLDRLGTVLQEEGAVFVCLDSQKVRGRWSSRNLETYLRLQFPQKRVLRIDSETVSDPDHAAYHIAERINDVVGDYDVVLATPTIGTGVSIDIRNHFKAVFGIFQGVTPDSESRQALARIRESVPRYIWAAHFGPGKIGNGSCNYRDVAQSLTKSVQYNIALLKDIDFDLDEQSDPIALRTWAKMAARVNASLWRYRREFRNGLLLEGHQVTTVTDDLEKIFGQYNDQMSGELLAGTLKVPGFEYLPVRHDAQECDRIAQVMSAIRTRNQTAEAIAVSDSPEITAEEYYELKEQANQTVQKRHSRRKHELQRKYNVETITPEIKLKDDDGWYTQLRLYYYLTHNPEYVRLHDMQELEDHLERGYGKISIQDVKLLTAQVEALRSLRILEFLKPEEKILATDDLVQFVAKTALECREDMKALFKFTVTEKLAPIAIVQTLLGKIGVKLTCTGRAVAPDGRRGGLRIYKYFPPQDDRASILAEWEKRDISMLQTLMEITGCNDFSEVEDWIGQSA encoded by the coding sequence ATGGTGACTTACCTCAGAATTGCTCCTTCAGGAGCAGCGGCACAGTTGGCTGGCGACCTTCATCCGGATCATGAACAGGAATGGTTAGCAAGCGGAGTCGATCGAGAAATTATTCGCCGCAATGTGCGATCGCTCGAAGATACCGAATGCAATCCCTTTACTCGTGAGGCAGAATACCCGATCGCGGAATTGCTGAATTGGCGGGTGACTCGGTTTGGTAAACAGACACGCGCTTCGATGCGCGGCTGGTGGGTGAGTGGAGTTGATCCGCTCAATCATTGGCAGCGAATGGATTGGGGACGGTTTAAGCCAGACGCGGATACGCCAGTTCTCGACCAGAAAAAGGGCAAACCTGCAAAATATCTCAGTCCAAGTTTGGGCAAAGGCTCTAGCCGATTAGTTCTGCTCGATGTTCCGCCACAGATTTGGCAGAAGATTTCACAGCGGTTTAATGTGCCGATCGCAGATTCGACGAATTTCTGGGAATGGGTTTGGCAAAATAATTTACCGATCGTTCTCACGGAAGGTGAGAAGAAAGCAGGATGTGTGTTGACACTAGGTTATCCCGCGATCGCATTGCCCGGAATTTTTAGTGGTTATCGCCGGGAAACTCGGCAACTCATTGCAGAACTCGCATATTTCGCTAGCAAAGAGCGGTCTGTTCACATCTGTTTTGACTACGAAACGAAACCCAAAACATTACAAAATATTTTTCTTGCAACTTCTCGACTAGGACAACTTTTAACCAATGCTGGCTGTCAAGTTAAAGTTATTACACTGCCAGGCGCTGAAAAAGGCGTTGATGATTTCGTTGTCGCTCGTGGTGCTGATGCATTTACAAACTTATATGAATCAGCGATCGAGCTTGAATTCTGGCAAGCATCCAAACTATGGTCATTAACTTATTCTGCTTCGCTAAAATTAAACCAGCCATTTTTGGGTGATTTGCCTTACCCAGAGTCCGGTTTGGCTTGTATTAAAAGTGCTAAAGGAACAGGCAAAACGACGGCTCTACAGGCATTAATTAAAAAATCAGCCGGAAGAAAAGTTTTAGTCATTACTCACCGGATTCAACTCGGAAAAGCAATTTGTCAAAGTATTGGCATCGATTGGATTGATGATGCTTTGAAATCTGAAAATCAACATAGCTATGGTTTGTGTGTTGATTCATTGCATCCGAATTCGAGAGCACGGTTTAATCCGGCGGATTGGGAAGGCGCGATCGTCATTCTCGATGAAGTCGAGCAAGTGCTTTGGCATGCTTTGAATAGTGCAACTTGCTATCAACAGCGCGTCAGAATTTTAGAAACACTGCGCGAACTCGTTGCAGTTGTGCTCGAAACGGGTGGATTGTTAATTGCTCAAGATGCAGATTTATCTGACGTGAGTATCGATTACCTGCGAGGCTTAGCTGAGAGTGCGATTCAGCCTTGGGTCGTTGTGAATGAGTGGAAGCCTGAACTTGCGTGGAATGTTTCACTCTACGATACAAAAAATCCTGCACCACTTCTCGATCGCTTAGGCACTGTTCTGCAAGAAGAAGGAGCTGTGTTTGTCTGTCTCGATTCTCAAAAAGTTCGCGGGCGCTGGAGTTCTAGAAACTTAGAAACCTATTTGCGCTTACAATTTCCCCAAAAGCGAGTTCTCCGAATCGATAGCGAAACCGTTTCTGATCCAGATCATGCTGCTTATCACATTGCTGAGCGGATTAACGATGTCGTCGGTGATTACGATGTTGTTTTAGCAACTCCAACGATCGGAACTGGCGTATCGATCGACATTCGCAATCATTTCAAAGCGGTATTTGGTATTTTCCAAGGCGTTACACCTGATTCTGAGTCGCGTCAGGCTTTAGCAAGAATTCGTGAATCTGTTCCTCGTTATATTTGGGCAGCTCATTTTGGGCCAGGAAAAATTGGCAATGGTAGCTGTAACTATCGAGATGTTGCGCAATCGTTGACCAAATCAGTTCAGTACAACATTGCATTACTCAAAGACATTGATTTCGATCTCGATGAGCAAAGTGATCCGATCGCACTTCGGACTTGGGCAAAGATGGCAGCACGAGTCAATGCGTCTCTGTGGCGCTATCGTCGAGAGTTTCGCAACGGTTTACTGCTGGAAGGTCATCAAGTCACAACCGTCACAGATGATTTGGAGAAAATCTTCGGACAGTATAACGATCAAATGTCAGGTGAATTACTCGCTGGAACCTTAAAAGTTCCAGGGTTTGAATATCTCCCAGTTCGACATGATGCCCAAGAGTGCGATCGCATTGCTCAAGTCATGTCCGCAATTCGCACACGCAATCAAACCGCAGAAGCGATCGCGGTTTCTGATTCTCCCGAGATCACCGCAGAAGAGTACTACGAACTCAAAGAGCAGGCAAATCAAACGGTTCAGAAACGTCATAGCAGACGCAAACACGAACTACAACGCAAGTACAACGTTGAAACGATCACTCCTGAAATCAAACTCAAAGATGATGATGGATGGTATACCCAATTGCGGTTGTATTACTACCTCACTCACAATCCTGAATATGTGCGTTTACACGATATGCAGGAACTTGAAGATCATCTCGAACGCGGTTACGGAAAGATTTCGATTCAGGATGTCAAACTTTTAACCGCGCAAGTTGAAGCACTACGATCACTGAGAATTCTCGAATTTCTCAAGCCTGAAGAGAAGATTCTTGCTACAGATGACTTAGTTCAATTTGTGGCGAAGACTGCACTAGAGTGCCGTGAAGACATGAAGGCATTGTTTAAGTTCACTGTCACTGAGAAACTTGCTCCGATTGCGATCGTCCAAACCTTGCTTGGCAAGATCGGAGTGAAGCTGACTTGTACAGGTCGAGCCGTTGCACCCGATGGACGACGAGGTGGTTTGCGAATTTACAAGTATTTTCCACCGCAAGACGATCGAGCTTCGATCTTGGCAGAGTGGGAAAAACGAGATATCTCGATGCTGCAAACGTTGATGGAAATTACAGGATGTAATGACTTCTCAGAAGTCGAGGATTGGATTGGGCAGTCGGCTTAA
- a CDS encoding CocE/NonD family hydrolase, with translation MLKQTVSMYTRDRVRLDADVYYPDAEGEFPVLLMRQPYGRAIASTVVYAHPSWYAAQGYIVVIQDVRGRGTSEGEFKLFEHEIEDGFDTVNWAATLPRSNGKVGMYGFSYQGMTQLYAALNRPEPLKTICPAMLAPNLQHDWAYENGAFCLFANLGWAIQLAAETARLKGDEVAFLELSQAAKNMPLSDLIPAYPEVMQKYAQYDAYYQDWLNSEEAYWQKLTPDVSSIELPMLHIGGWFDTYMRGTLRSYQASSKKHLQHLIVGVWAHLPWGRKVGAIDYGADAVSFCDRAQIRWFDHFLKGSELTDPPVQLFEMGSNQWRSFSEFPHSSEQLLFLNSSGLAGMDDREGKLTTQQSNSAIDVIVHDPWRPVPALGGHVAYPCGSFERSAIDARSDVLTYTTDPLETDLHIAGEIVVELYASSDAASFDLCAVLSEVQPNGSVMNFSQGYLRSENSERAAYRIVLQPTCIRIRQGSAIRLSVSGACFPAYAVNAGIGKKPKDARAIEFQIITIELYSGESSQIRLPILPE, from the coding sequence ATGCTGAAACAGACTGTTTCGATGTATACGCGCGATCGCGTGCGCTTAGATGCGGATGTGTACTATCCCGATGCAGAGGGAGAGTTCCCAGTTTTATTAATGCGGCAACCGTATGGACGCGCGATCGCTTCAACAGTTGTGTATGCTCATCCCAGTTGGTATGCGGCTCAGGGTTACATTGTGGTAATTCAGGATGTGCGAGGACGCGGAACTTCGGAGGGAGAATTTAAGCTATTTGAGCATGAGATCGAAGATGGATTTGATACGGTGAATTGGGCAGCAACCTTGCCTCGGAGTAATGGCAAGGTTGGGATGTATGGATTTTCTTATCAAGGCATGACTCAGTTGTATGCTGCTTTGAATCGTCCAGAACCCCTAAAAACCATCTGTCCGGCAATGTTAGCGCCTAATTTACAGCACGACTGGGCGTATGAGAATGGGGCATTTTGTTTATTCGCGAATCTGGGATGGGCGATTCAATTAGCAGCAGAAACGGCTCGATTGAAAGGCGATGAGGTTGCTTTTCTAGAACTATCTCAAGCAGCAAAAAACATGCCTTTGAGCGATCTCATTCCAGCTTATCCAGAGGTGATGCAGAAATATGCACAGTATGATGCTTACTATCAAGATTGGCTCAATTCAGAAGAGGCGTACTGGCAGAAATTGACACCCGATGTCAGTTCGATCGAGCTACCCATGTTGCATATTGGAGGCTGGTTTGATACTTATATGCGAGGCACGTTGCGATCGTATCAAGCTAGCTCTAAAAAGCATCTACAGCATTTGATTGTTGGTGTTTGGGCACATTTGCCTTGGGGGCGGAAAGTAGGTGCAATCGATTATGGAGCTGATGCTGTGAGTTTTTGCGATCGCGCTCAGATTCGCTGGTTTGATCATTTTCTCAAAGGGTCGGAGCTAACTGATCCGCCAGTGCAATTGTTTGAGATGGGAAGTAATCAATGGCGGTCGTTCTCTGAATTTCCGCATAGTTCAGAACAATTGCTTTTCCTCAACAGTAGCGGTCTAGCAGGCATGGACGATCGAGAAGGCAAGTTAACGACGCAACAATCAAATTCAGCGATCGATGTGATTGTGCATGATCCCTGGCGACCTGTTCCAGCTTTGGGAGGGCATGTTGCTTATCCTTGTGGATCGTTTGAGCGTAGCGCGATCGATGCGCGGAGCGATGTTTTAACTTATACGACTGATCCATTAGAAACCGACTTGCACATTGCTGGAGAGATTGTTGTTGAGCTTTATGCTAGTTCAGATGCAGCGAGTTTTGATCTATGTGCAGTGCTATCAGAAGTACAGCCGAATGGCAGTGTAATGAACTTTTCTCAGGGATACTTACGAAGTGAAAATTCTGAGCGAGCGGCTTATCGAATCGTACTGCAACCGACTTGTATTCGGATTCGTCAAGGTAGTGCCATTCGGTTGAGTGTAAGTGGGGCTTGTTTTCCAGCTTATGCTGTCAATGCTGGAATTGGGAAAAAGCCGAAAGATGCAAGAGCGATCGAGTTTCAGATCATCACGATCGAGCTTTATTCAGGAGAATCTTCTCAGATCCGTTTGCCGATTCTGCCTGAATAA
- the crtC gene encoding cyanoexosortase C: MRREFSLFKSSLRSIHNWILLAGATFGLGVYFPTWLYGCATVVLSGMPHLILNVLLIGLAVQQLRRSRSPVLDIPPEDRWLGSSLILGALGIFYLYYPALTPQSLSCMIILIGGVLSYQGWQFLRKQWLAIALLIASLHPNLIRIARHLWHFAFSPEALSKWMAWGGGGLLKAIGQPVSVEEQYVVLPAGVVEVAQGCDGFEMAFVMLLTAIILGIAFRVRSRQMTALIVIGITLALVLNVCRIAVMVLAAVYWGKDAFEFWHGTVGGQIFSGILFTIYYYATQPLLNAQKSQSC; the protein is encoded by the coding sequence ATGCGCCGAGAATTCTCTCTCTTCAAATCGAGTCTGCGATCGATTCATAACTGGATTCTGCTCGCTGGTGCAACTTTTGGGTTGGGAGTGTATTTTCCAACCTGGCTTTATGGGTGTGCCACAGTCGTGTTGAGCGGAATGCCACACTTAATTCTCAATGTCTTGCTCATTGGTCTTGCAGTTCAGCAACTCAGGCGATCGCGCTCCCCTGTGCTGGACATTCCACCTGAAGATCGTTGGCTTGGAAGTAGCTTAATCTTGGGGGCATTAGGGATTTTCTATCTGTACTATCCCGCTCTGACTCCACAATCTCTAAGCTGCATGATCATCTTAATCGGTGGAGTTTTGAGCTATCAGGGCTGGCAATTTCTCCGAAAGCAGTGGTTGGCGATCGCGCTCTTAATCGCAAGCTTGCACCCGAATCTAATCCGAATCGCGCGGCATCTTTGGCATTTCGCTTTTTCTCCCGAAGCCCTATCGAAATGGATGGCTTGGGGGGGAGGTGGACTACTCAAAGCGATCGGGCAGCCTGTGTCAGTTGAAGAACAATATGTGGTCTTGCCTGCGGGGGTGGTTGAGGTTGCCCAAGGTTGTGATGGCTTTGAGATGGCATTTGTGATGCTGCTAACAGCAATCATTCTCGGCATTGCATTTCGAGTGCGATCGCGGCAAATGACTGCACTGATTGTGATCGGCATTACTTTAGCCTTAGTTCTGAATGTGTGCAGAATTGCTGTCATGGTTTTAGCTGCGGTGTATTGGGGCAAAGATGCGTTTGAGTTTTGGCATGGTACCGTGGGGGGACAAATTTTTTCAGGAATTTTGTTCACGATCTATTACTATGCAACTCAACCACTGTTGAATGCTCAAAAATCCCAATCATGCTGA